The Deinococcus sp. YIM 134068 genomic interval AGATGGTCCCCCTGGCCCTCCTGCTGGCGCTTCAGGCCGTCCTGCCGCTCGTCCTGCTGCTCGTGCTGTCGTGGACGCTGCGCTGGTACTACCCGGCGCTGCTGCCGGGGGAATGGAGCGCGCGGGGCTGGGCGTCCCTCCTCTCCCCGGAGTCGCGGTTGCCGGAGGCGCTGGGAAACAGCCTGTGGGTGGCGGCGGCGAGTGCGGCCCTGGGTACGGCGCTCGCGTGCCCCGCCGCCCGCGCGCTCGCCCGTCGCCCGGACTCCCCCCTGCGGGTGCCCCTCCTCGCGCCGCTGCTGCTGCCCGCCTTCGCCGCCGTGATGGGCGTCACGGTGGTGTTCGTCCGGCTGGGCCTGACGGACACGGGCGCGGGCGTGCTGCTCGCGCACCTGATTCCGGTGACGCCCTACGCCGTGGCCCTCCTGACCGCCACCTTCGAGCGCCACGACGGGCGGCTGGAGGAACAGGCCCGCTCGCTGGGGGCGCGGCGGGCGCAGGTGTGGTGCCGCGTCACGCTGCCCGCCGTGTGGCCGGGCCTGGGGGCCTGCCTCGCCGTGTGCTTCCTCGTGTCGTGGAACGAGTACCTGCTCACGCTGATGGTGGGGGGCGGCGCGGTCCTTACCCTGCCCGTCCTCCTCGTCGCCACCACGCAGGGGGGCGACACGGCCCTCACGGCGGCCACCGCCCTCGTGACGCTGCTGCCGCCCCTGCTCGCCTACGCCGCGCTGGGGACGCGCTTCCGGGTGGCGGGCGCGTGAGTGTGCCGGGGATGATGGGTCTGGAGGTGCTGGACCTCGGCAAGACGTATCCCGGCGGGCCGCCCGTGCTGGAAGGTGTGTCCCTGAGCGTGGCGGCGGGCGAGCGGCTCGCGCTGCTGGGGGTCTCCGGAAGCGGCAAGAGCACCCTGCTGCGCTGTGTGGCGGGCTTCGAGACGCCGGACGGCGGGGACATCCGCGTGGCCGGGCGGAGCGTGCTGGGGGTGCCCGCCGAGCGCCGGGGGGTGGGGCTGGTCTTTCAGGCACCGCTGCTGTTTCCGCACCTCACCGTCCGGGAGAACGTGGCGTTCGGGCCGCGCGTGGCGGGGCTGCCCGACGCGGAGGTGCGCCGCCGGGTGGACGAGATGCTGGTCCGCACCGACCTCATGGCGCAGGCCCGCGCCCGCCCCCATCAGCTCTCCGGCGGGCAGGCCCAGCGGGCGGCCCTGGCGCGCACCCTGGCCGCCCGGCCCCGCCTGCTGCTCCTCGACGAACCCCTCAGCGCCCTCGACGCCCCGTTGCGCCGCCGATTGCGCGAGTGGCTCGTCACGCTGCTGGACGGGCAGGACGTGCCCAGCATCCTCGTCACCCACGACGGGGAGGAGGCCTTCGCGTTCGGCCAGCGCCTCGGCGTGCTGCACGGCGGGCGGCTGGCGCAGGTGGGCACGCCCGCCGAGGTGTACGCCCGTCCCGCCTCGGCGGCGGTCGCGGCCCTGCTGGGTGCCGA includes:
- a CDS encoding ABC transporter ATP-binding protein, whose amino-acid sequence is MSVPGMMGLEVLDLGKTYPGGPPVLEGVSLSVAAGERLALLGVSGSGKSTLLRCVAGFETPDGGDIRVAGRSVLGVPAERRGVGLVFQAPLLFPHLTVRENVAFGPRVAGLPDAEVRRRVDEMLVRTDLMAQARARPHQLSGGQAQRAALARTLAARPRLLLLDEPLSALDAPLRRRLREWLVTLLDGQDVPSILVTHDGEEAFAFGQRLGVLHGGRLAQVGTPAEVYARPASAAVAALLGAENLLPGVQRGREVQTVLGTLPAATERHGPVTVVLRAEQLVPGGQFTGQVTRVVFAGTGQRVTVRTGDGLHSTALWPLEEALTPGQTLGLGVRPGEVWTVPPES
- a CDS encoding ABC transporter permease: MVPLALLLALQAVLPLVLLLVLSWTLRWYYPALLPGEWSARGWASLLSPESRLPEALGNSLWVAAASAALGTALACPAARALARRPDSPLRVPLLAPLLLPAFAAVMGVTVVFVRLGLTDTGAGVLLAHLIPVTPYAVALLTATFERHDGRLEEQARSLGARRAQVWCRVTLPAVWPGLGACLAVCFLVSWNEYLLTLMVGGGAVLTLPVLLVATTQGGDTALTAATALVTLLPPLLAYAALGTRFRVAGA